In one window of Drosophila ananassae strain 14024-0371.13 chromosome XR, ASM1763931v2, whole genome shotgun sequence DNA:
- the LOC6502349 gene encoding splicing factor U2AF 50 kDa subunit encodes MGYDDRERDRERRRHRSRSRDRHRERSRDRRHHRNSRRKPSLYWDVPPPGFEHITPMQYKAMQASGQIPASVVPDTPQTAVPVVGSTITRQARRLYVGNIPFGVTEEEMMEFFNQQMHLVGLAQAAGSPVLACQINLDKNFAFLEFRSIDETTQAMAFDGINLKGQSLKIRRPHDYQPMPGITDTPAIKPAVVSSGVISTVVPDSPHKIFIGGLPNYLNDDQVKELLLSFGKLRAFNLVKDAATGLSKGYAFCEYVDLSITDQSIAGLNGMQLGDKKLIVQRASVGAKNAQNASNTTQSVMLQVPGLSTVVTSGPPTEVLCLLNMVTPDELRDEEEYEDILEDIKEECTKYGVVRSVEIPRPIEGVEVPGCGKVFVEFNSVLDCQKAQQALTGRKFSDRVVVTSYFDPDKYHRREF; translated from the exons ATGGGATATGATG atAGAGAGCGTGACAGGGAGAGACGCCGCCACCGTTCACGTTCCCGCGACCGCCATCGCGAACGATCGAGGGACCGTCGTCATCATCGAAACTCTAGGCGCAAGCCTTCACTGTACTGGGATGTGCCGCCACCGGGTTTCGAACATATCACCCCAATGCAGTACAAAGCTATGCAGGCGTCTGGACAAATACCGGCAAGTGTTGTGCCAGATACTCCTCAGACTGCGGTGCCGGTGGTCGGATCGACAATCACCCGTCAAGCCCGTCGTCTTTACGTCGGAAACATTCCGTTTGGCGTCACAGAGGAGGAGATGATGGAGTTCTTTAACCAGCAAATGCATTTAGTTGGCCTGGCACAGGCAGCGGGCAGTCCAGTCTTGGCCTGTCAAATAAACCTTGACAAGAACTTTGCTTTCCTTGAGTTCAGGTCCATTGACGAAACTACCCAAGCCATGGCATTTGACGGTATTAACTTAAAGGGCCAGAGCTTGAAGATTAGGCGGCCACATGATTATCAACCAATGCCAGGTATTACAGATACACCAGCAATTAAACCAGCTGTTG TTTCTAGTGGAGTAATCTCGACGGTAGTTCCAGATTCGCCGCACAAAATTTTTATTGGTGGTCTGCCAAACTATTTAAATGACGATCAG gttAAGGAACTATTACTGTCCTTCGGCAAGCTACGCGCGTTTAACCTTGTTAAAGATGCAGCCACTGGACTAAGTAAGGGGTACGCCTTTTGCGAATACGTAGATCTTAGCATCACGGACCAg tcaATTGCAGGACTCAATGGAATGCAGTTGGGCGATAAAAAACTCATTGTTCAACGTGCTAGTGTAGGTGCAAAGAATGCCCAAAACGCTTCTAACACCACTCAATCGGTTATGTTGCAAGTTCCTGGCTTGTCCACAGTTGTTACTTCCGGACCACCGACAGAGGTTCTGTGCTTACTTAACATGGTGACTCCAGACGAACTTCGTGATGAAGAGGAATACGAAGACATTCTGGAGGACATTAAGGAAGAATGCACGAAGTACGGAGTTGTACGTAGTGTTGAAATACCGCGACCCATAGAAGGCGTGGAAGTCCCAGGCTGCGGCAAGGTATTTGTCGAGTTCAACTCTGTTCTCGACTGTCAAAAGGCTCAGCAAGCACTTACTGGAAGAAAATTCAGCGATCGTGTCGTTGTTACTTCGTACTTCGATCCAGACAAATACCATAGACGCGAATTTTAG
- the LOC6501928 gene encoding uncharacterized protein LOC6501928 isoform X2, translating into MVVLKIFCRSIMSIKIYLPIQYFYSKEPINLYGQVKINKDDVIVYYVVETTFSFKPRTNVMDTAPNHLRFLGCICSSKSCDEINQCNKFNMRLCFTYDEIKENISLIYVGIAPEHLKHTKIIIYERNIRKLIVAGNNFEYYNEECDFLELSRLVDLTVQTQKPKNNLKKSILKIGNFFALSPLVFFQYFVANIFVNKLIEHTTVYKNFKEWNKEYDKGSRQTNIILDRVIGMILMVILFSLAIQPGDFLIQVSHAIIGHLYSLLNVLEGSPIGMKLNIHLNNFFVDCFKYHIALWSTFLDRMPTGI; encoded by the exons ATGGTTGTTTTGAAGATTTTTTGCCGGTCAATAATGAGCATTAAAATATATCTCCCcatccaatatttttattctaaagAGCCAATTAATCTTTATGGTCAAGTAAAAATTAACAAAGACGACGTCATTGTATATTACGTTGTTGAGACcacattttcttttaaacCGCGTACCAATGTAATGGACACAGCCCCAAACCATTTACGCTTCTTGGGTTGCATTTGTAGTTCAAAATCATGTGACGAAATAAATCAatgtaataaatttaatatgcgACTATGTTTTACATATGACGAAATCAAGGAAAATATATCTCTAATATATGTAGGAATAGCCCCTGAGCACTTAAAACAtactaaaataattatatatgaaagaaatattagaaaattaattGTTGCTGGAAACAATTTTGAATATTACAATGAGGAGTGTGACTTTTTGGAGTTATCTCGATTGGTTGATTTAACTGTTCAAACCCAAAAACCTAAAAACAATCTTAAGAAAAGCATATTAAAAATAGGGAATTTTTTTGCGCTGTCACCATTggtattttttcaatattttgttgcaaatatttttgtcAATAAACTTATTGAGCATACAACAGTCTACAAAAACTTTAAGGAATGGAATAAGGAATACGATAAAGG ATCAAGACAAACAAATATAATACTTGATCGTGTTATAGGAATGATATTAATGGTAATACTGTTTTCTTTAGCGATACAGCCAGGAGATTTTCTCATTCAAGTTTCTCAC GCTATTATTGGACATCTGTACAGCCTCCTAAACGTATTAGAAGGAAGCCCGATTGGCATGAAACTGAATATTCATTTAAATAACTTTTTTGTCGATTGCTTTAAATATCACATTGCGTTATGGTCTACATTTTTAG